The nucleotide window AGAAATAATATAGCTAGGCTAATATTTGGAATGTCcacatttaaaacataaatgtaTGCATGTATGCTGAATTTTGTATCTTTTCTTGGAATTACTCCCTCTTCCGAAATTTCCAGtagaataatttaattatttcacaGAACTCAAAGAAGCATTTTCCCTGTTCGACAAAGATGGCGATGGCACAATCACAACTAAAGAACTTGGAACTATTATGAGGTCACTCGGACAAAACCCCACCGAGGCTGAGCTTCAGGTAAGTGCTGGTCACATGCTTGACGTCACTGATGTTGCAACGTTGATGAGATGAATCTTCTCACAACAGGACATGATCAATGAAGTAGATGCTGATGGCAGCGGAACAATTGACTTTCCAGAATTCCTCACCATGATGGCGAGAAAAATGAAGGACACAGACAGCGAGGAAGAGTGCCGGATAGCCTTTAGAGTATTTGACAAGGTGAATGATTGTTTGTGAATTTAAGGCTGTGGAAACAATCAGTGTAGAGTTTCAGAATAAATTGTTTGCTGGTAAATTGGTGGTGATTTTCCTGCATGCTTGAACATGATAAACTTGTAAAGTATTCATTGAAAAGTATTTAAGCAAATAATTGGGTAATATTGGATCTGTGTGTCAGAGTGTCAGAGCAAGTTTCTTGTACGCCGACCATTATAAAAGTAGTAAAAAGTTGTCCAACTTGCAACCAGATTCTAAAACCGGAAAAATACTGGCTGAATCTTTTTCATCCAGTTCTATCCGTCAAATCCTGtagctttttaaaatcgagTGTTTAATGCTAAATGCTGtcgtcacttttttattgcgttTATTTATCGTCTTGCTTATCAACTTGCTTCCAGAAAAAGTTATGCGATACTATGCCGTGCAATGTACATAGCTCATTGGTGATTAAaagggcaagtttttgttgcactaaaatcgtgagaaagttgcacttaatttcaacaaaagttgcatttgtgcacaagttttttaaaattgtttgggTATGAGATACTCGAAAGGTTCCGTTGTATAACCTAACAGTTTAAGATTTGCAGGGTGTCACTGATTAAGTGTAATTATTGGTCCAAATTCATCCGAGATCAGTTGCaaagttatttattgtttCTAGGATGGCAACGGATACATTTCGGCAGCCGAGTTGCGACAAGTGATGAAAAACTTTGGCGAGAAGTTAACTGATGAAGAAATTGATGAAATGATTCGAGACATAGATGTCGACGGAGACGGTCAAATTAATTATGAAGGTAATCTGTACGTGCTGCTTTGCATAAATATCTTTTGGACAATACAAATTAACTATGtcattttatttcagaatttttcAGCATGATGGCATCCGATTGAACCTAATTCCAAATTCAATTCTGCGCATTGTGACGTTGTAAAATGCTGCAATCGCTCCTGTCCCCATTCCAACGATTTGCcagttttgaattttacaaatttttttctctaaTCCCGAGTGTAACATTATGTAAATTCTCCATTTGTGGTTTTTATATCCGTCTTAAATGCGTCGGTGACGAACCTGCAAGGTCTGAAAGGGCTTTCCTGCCACTCTGCATTTCATTGATCGTCTGCCAAACAATCCACACAGATGCCTGAGTTTCAGGTCTGTTCTAGGCGCCGTGTACTTTTGTAAAAAGacctaatttctttgtttattttattgtaaagtgAAATTACTATAAGTGCAATCATTCGAAAAATCTGCATGTGTTCTCTTGAAAGTATTCTTCTTTCGTTCCTAGTAGTAGtttgagtccagaccgatggcaaccctgggtACGACCATCATAGACTGAATGACACGCGGCGATGCGATGAAAACAAACATAGATAAATAACATAGATAAATCTGTGTAAACATTCCGTCACCAGATGAAGTAGACGCATTAAGCGGCTGGATTTATTATCCGCAGATTTATTAAACAGATTCTTGTGCATTCAAAATCGATAATTACCAGCGTGACTTGAAATAGCATAAAACAGCTTGTGAAAATGAGGTCACGTGCCGCTACTAACTGTTGTATTTAGTAAATGTCAAAAGGGCTGTTTGCGTTATAGCGCGCACCTTAAGTAGAAAGATgtcattaaaacaaattgtaaTTTGAAACCAATTATTTCAGTAGTTCCCTTCTTAGCCTAACTCTAAAGTCATAACATCCTATTCCGAATTAGATTTATCATTTAACTTAAAGTAAACACCAAATACCTAAAATCAACGTCAAACCTCGACCGATTTCTGGTCGGTCACACCACTGCACGCTGTAACTATTAAGTTGGTTCAACAAGGAACTGGGAGAAATATAACTTCTAACGCACAAATTGGAACTGACAGCTTTTTATGTCTGGATTTCGCTGCAGCTTTTGCAACCTTGCATGACCTTATGTGGCCTTTGTGCTTTTTACTGTTCAATTGCCTACAACAGCTGGTAGTGGCATGTGACTTCATTCTTTCATAAGATTTCTTAGGCCCACGTCATTTTTATATCGGCTTAGGTCGTTGGACAACAACCTTGCTATGCCTGCCTTGTTAGAATCTACCCACCGGCAACAAATGACGTGGAAGGCTGGTATTTATTGAGCAGAAACGAAactataaatttgttttgttaaacgaAGCTGCCCTCCCTAAGCCGATGTCATGAGCTAAAAGTGGAACCGTGGTATTGCTTGTTGCTGGGCAATCTTCTACATTGAAAACGCCACAGAATGATAAGAAAAGATGGCAGGTTGCGTGGCAGTCAAATGCTAGGACACTGTTCCATGCAAAGGATTTTTAAATGTACTCCTTGTCTTTTGTTTAAATCCACATTTCCTTCgaacataaataaatattttgaaaaaaataactgaTTTGCCTTCATGGTCGCACGTCTAGGCCAATATATCATAAGAGTAGAAAACATCGGTCAACACGCGTATTATTTTATCGGGCGTGTCTCCATAGGCGCAAACGTACCCGTAGTAACTTACTCATCCTATTCATAAGCAAACAAGCTTGCTCATTAAGAAGTTTATCGTCCATCTTTGTTGGGCCCCGAAAAATGTTAGCAAGCGATAAACAATTTCTTAcctgatgacgtcaaaatgcTTTCAATTAGCAGCTGTTTTAATTCACTCTGGTGTaaaagatttctttttttgacTTAAGTTCTTCAagttagttaagttatttaagAATTATTTACCAGCAGGaaagtttgtaaaaagttGACGCTTGTGAGCAATTGTGTCCGCTCCgattattttgcattttccgTCAGGATGGTGGCTGATTCCTTGAAAGCTGCGCAGATGGAACAAGAGGGAAGAAATGATGGAACCAGTGGTGACCGCGCCCACGTTGAAAACAGACAAACTAGCAAAGCACAGCATTCAAGCTGTAAGGATCAGGAATTATCATCTCAAAAGAAACTTAACCATTAGCCAGCCAGTATGATtggaaaaagaaatttttagcGATTATAGCTAACTAGTTTTTATggaacaattaaattaaattaaatgaaacgAAATTCCTTGTCACGAACTTTGTTCCTCACGTATTGTGTGGTTGCTTATCATCGTGTGTTCGTTTGAAGCGTTTTTACCAATCAGCACCTGTTGCGTGTTTGTTCTTAGCTATGTTGAGCATATGATTTGGCGCCCTCGTTAATTATAAAGGTTGTGCACTTTTTTATGTTGGAAGGAGTGTTTTTAGTCAGTGTCTGGCTGTGACCAATTAAACGTCGCTTTTCAAAGATCATcgatttgttttatttgcgtGATAACTTTACACAGTATGTAGTTACTCCCAGTTAAAATTGTTGaggttgtttttgtttaagtgttgtttaaaaatgtgttCTCCCTCTTCATGAACGAGAAAATCTTCTTTACACTGAATTAATCCTTGTAACATCATTGCAGGGATATATCCATAAGTTGTGAGCTGTTGTGAAAAAGCGAAACAAAACATAGTGAAATGGTAAATCCAGGATGGATTGTAGACTAATTGTCAAGGCCGTTTGGAAATAATTCTTTTAACAAGTTGGTCGTAAACATGTTGAGCTTCGAAGCTAATATTAAGTCATATGTTTTTCAGGCTGATAAGTTAACAGAAGAACAAGTTTTAGGTAACAATGGAATTGGTTTAGTTGCAAATGCATTTAACGACGAGTTTTGCTGCTGCAGCTTTTAAAAAAGTCAATagctttttgctttttgccaATGTGCTCTCTGTAATTTTGTGTAAAGTGCACGCTGTACAGAAATTAACATACGTTACCGTTTCTTGGATCATTGGCTGAGTCAGTTAAGTTGACATGGACATTTTTGCTGCACAATTGTACAGTTAAcattaacattttttagaaTTCAGACACGCATTTGACCTGTTCGACGAAGATGGCGATGGCACAATCACAACTGGAGAACTTGGGGGTGTTATGAGGTTACTTGGACAAAATACGACCGAGGCTGAGCTTCAGGTAAGTGCTGGTTACGTGCTTGACGTCACTCATATACGTGCAACGTTGATGAGATGAATTTTCTCACCACAGGTCATAATCAATGAAGTAGATGCCGATGGCAGCGGGACAATTGACTTTCCAGTATTTCTCACCATAATGGCGAGAAAAATAAAGGACACAAACAGCGAAAAAGAAATTCGGGAAGCATTCAGAGTTTTTGACAAGGTGAGGTTTTTGAATTGTAGACTGTGGAAACACTGGGTGCACTGTTAAACTTGTGATCATTTTCCACGTGTTGGTTACCCATGACAACATGACCTTACATCAAGCTGTTGGCTAATCAAAAAGCTCACGTCCCTCAGATTCCTATGTGGTTCCTAACAATGTTAGAAACAATGCAGTTTACAAATCATTGCCGGCTCCCTGGCATACCGGCAGCTGTCATTGCGAACTTACTTACTGCTGTATCTAGGACGGCACCGGATACATCGCCGCCGCTAAATTACGTGAATTTATGAAGAATCTTGGCGAGAAGTTAACAGATGAAGAAGTTGATGAAATCATTGAAGAAGCAGATGTGGACGGTGACGGTCAAGTTAACTATGAAGGTAATTTATTCTGCTATCAAATGGCTCATAGTCATTTAAACGCTGTTCTAAACCTCCATTATATGTCATGATATTCTAGAATTCATCAGAATGATGACAACGAAGTGAGcaatatttcaatttcaattctgcattgtgacgtcagaaaGTGCTGCAATCGCTCCTGTCCCCATTCCAACGATTTGCcagttttgaattttacaaatttacatttaTATCCATGCTGGTCTTAGTGATAGTAATTGCCGATGCTTAACTGAAAAGGAACTTCAGCACCGCATTGAATATTCCCATAAATATATCTTAGTATAACAAAGCCGGTGCCGTTGTAATCCTTGTACACTGTTCTCTAATCCCGAGTGTAACATTATGTAAATTCTCCATTTGTGGTTTTTATACTCgttgtaaataaacataacaACCGTAAGTTTTGTCAAGTGAAATCGACTCTGGTTGCATTAATTGTACTTTTCGGTACAGGAACGTCTGTTTTAAGAATATATGCTTGTCATCTTAAAATGTAGTTTGACAATAGCTAAACTTTCAACACGTGGCAGATTATATAACTATCGATTGTTTACTTACGACTGGTATGAAAACAACCCTCTACGTCAAATATTTACTCTTTTTCTGCACGAAAAAATGTTGCGAAACTCGTTGCTGAAACTAAATTATCACAAACAATCGATGAACGAGAAAAAGTGGAAAAACCCCAATAGCTGAAAACGTGTCAACCACTGCACACAATGGTGTCACCGCCATAAAATTCTAGACCGGCCAGCATACACCGAAACTAAAAACTGAACAACAgaaaaaacatcaaacaacTAAAACCATGCAGAGCTGTATCATGCAAAACCAAGAAAGAACATTCTTGGAACGCAGAAGAATTGTTAATGTGCAAATAGGGATGGTTCAAATAAAACCCCACCAGAAGAAACACAAACCCAGGGGTCAAAATCCAATTTCTTTGGCCAGGGTGAGGGTATTGGAATCCGAACTTgcagaaaaagttttcaatgaaggaatgtttttaaaatagtcTCAACTTTCCGAAGAACATAAATATTAGAGTACGTTGACGGTGACGAAAAGACAAGCTATTAAAATAGACGCCAAACATAATGTTACAAGAATAACATAggaagttaaaatttttcactgtaaagctgttgttgttgttgttgttgcgcAAAGAACGTCATTTGTTCGTGAAGATGATAATCACTGACGAAATATCGTCCAAATCAATTACGGAGATTGAGATGGAAAAGTTCAAAAGCAAAGAACCCATTCCTATGTTTATGATGAAGTGTCGATGTCATGGTCTGCATCTGCCGACATCTCGTAATGCAATGGACATAATGTTACACTCGGGATTAGAGAACAGTGTACAAGGATTACAACGGCACCGGCTTTGTAATACTAAGATATATTTATGGGAATATTCAATGCGGTGCTGAAGTTCCTTTTCAGTTAAGCATCGGCAATTACTATCACTAAGACCAGCATGGATAtaaatgtaaatttgtaaaattcaaaactgGCAAATCGTTGGAATGGGGACAGGAGCGATTGCAGCATTTcctgacgtcacaatgcag belongs to Clavelina lepadiformis chromosome 6, kaClaLepa1.1, whole genome shotgun sequence and includes:
- the LOC143463414 gene encoding uncharacterized protein LOC143463414; translation: MTDHLTEEQVAELKEAFSLFDKDGDGTITTKELGTIMRSLGQNPTEAELQDMINEVDADGSGTIDFPEFLTMMARKMKDTDSEEECRIAFRVFDKDGNGYISAAELRQVMKNFGEKLTDEEIDEMIRDIDVDGDGQINYEEFFSMMADKLTEEQVLEFRHAFDLFDEDGDGTITTGELGGVMRLLGQNTTEAELQVIINEVDADGSGTIDFPVFLTIMARKIKDTNSEKEIREAFRVFDKDGTGYIAAAKLREFMKNLGEKLTDEEVDEIIEEADVDGDGQVNYEEFIRMMTTK